ACACCTCTGAGCAAACAGAGTTTTTGCATATTTAATTGTTTAATCATTTTGCATTTTTAATTTAGCAATCCACATCGCGAACAATCCTCCAGTCCTTTTAATATCAAGTTTATAATAACACATATTTATCGTAAATGCAATTCAAAATACAGATGAAACTTTTTCAGAGATGAAAATATATGTTAATAAATAAGGCAAAATAATTAAATTTAATATTCGAGTCTTTACAAAAAAACAATAATATGATAATTTATCTATTGTAGAGATAAAATATTGATATTCTCTCATAAAATAACTGTGAAATTTAGGAGGAAAAAATGAAAAAGTTTATTTTGGCAGTTTTGTTTATTTTAAGCGCTTTAATTTATTCAGAACCTATCAAATTATCAAATATTTACAATAATAAAGGACCATGGTCTGTTGTAACAGCAGAAACAGGAAGTACATCAGGGGCAAAAGTAATATTAGCCGGAAATCCTTATAAAGATATCAGAACTGTAGATATCGATAATCCAAGCGGTGATATGTATTTTTATAAAGATTTGACTTTCGTAAAATCTGACGGCGGAGAAATTGATTTTGTGAGAACAGAAATACCGAAAGACAGTCTGAAAACTACTGTAACAACTTATAGCAGCTTAAAAGAAATATATAAAAACTGGGATAAAATGGCTTTAGTAAGTAAAAGCGGGAGCGGGGACGAAGAAGTAATAGGTGTATTCAATAAAAAAGCATACAAAGATATACAAATTTTTAATAAAGGAAATAACACAATAGTTAAATATTTTGATGTATATTTTATCTTTGATAAAAATGACTGTGAGTTTAAAGATGCCACAGCATGGAGTTAATTGAATAAAGATACGGAAAATGTTCTCTGAATTTTTGGAGGACATTTTTTTATTTTTAGAGACTGTTATTTTGAATTATGTAATATTTAAGGTATAATTAAGGAATGAAACCAAACTAAAAAAGTATAACAGGAGGAGAGATGCCTTATTTTAAATACAAAGAGAAAAATATTTATTATGAAGAAAGAGGGACAGGAGATATTCCAGTAATATTCCTTCACGGGAATACTGCATCTTCTAAAATGTTCAGTGAAATTGTCAGTTTATATGAAAAAGATTTTAAGATATTTATGATAGACTTTCTTGGGCATGGAAATTCAGACAGAATAACAGAAATTCCTGATAACATCTGGTACGAAGAAGCTTTGCAGACAGTGGAGTTTTTGAAAAATATTCGTATGGAAAAGATAAATATAATAGGGACAAGCGGAGGTGCCTTGACAGCAATAAATGCGGCTTTACTGTATCCTGAAAAAATAAATAAAATTATAGCAGACAGTTTTGAAGGCGAATATGCTCTGGATATTATAGGAGAAAATATAGAGAATGAGAGGGCAGCTTCTAAGACTGATCCTGATATGGCCGGCTTTTGGGAGAGAAATCATGGGAAAGACTGGGAAACAGTGGTTGATAATGATACTAAAGCAATAGTAAAACATTATCAAAATGTGAAAAATTTTTTTCCGGTGAAATTATCTGAACTAAAAGTTCCGGTATTGCTTACCGGAAGTCTTGAAGATGAATTCTCAGAGTATGT
The Sebaldella sp. S0638 DNA segment above includes these coding regions:
- a CDS encoding alpha/beta fold hydrolase: MPYFKYKEKNIYYEERGTGDIPVIFLHGNTASSKMFSEIVSLYEKDFKIFMIDFLGHGNSDRITEIPDNIWYEEALQTVEFLKNIRMEKINIIGTSGGALTAINAALLYPEKINKIIADSFEGEYALDIIGENIENERAASKTDPDMAGFWERNHGKDWETVVDNDTKAIVKHYQNVKNFFPVKLSELKVPVLLTGSLEDEFSEYVSFEKTYGKMLEEISDGRMYLFGKGGHPAFITAGEDFLKIAKEFFE